The sequence GGTCGCGGCCGGGATGCGGTGTTCACCCTGCGGCTCGAGCAGCAGCTCGATCTGCAGTTCGGCCGGATCCAGCTGCGGCTGGATCTGCGCGATGAAGCGCTTCACCAGCACGTCTTCCTTCCATTCCGGGCGCTGCGCCAGGGTGGCCATCGCCGCGCGCGATTCCTTGCCCTCGCCCACGCACTCGAACGGCTTGTGGTCCTGGAACTCGAGCAGCGCGTCGAAACCGCCGGCCTGCTCGGCATCGTCCAGCAGGTTGCGGCCGAAGATGCGCACCAGCCGGGTCTTGGGCATGAACGGCGCCAGCGCCAGGAACACGAAGTGGCACTTCGGGCAGATGCCGCACCAGCGGTTGACCGGGCGCTCGCCGAGGATGTGGAAGTTGCGGTTGCAGCTGGAGAAATGCGCGTCGTAATGGTCGCCCTTGGCGAACTGGCGGGCTACTGCCAGCTCGGACAGTGGCCGCAGCAACGAGTAGTAGTGCAGGTCGGCGGCCACGTGCTTTTCCACATGCTCGCCGAAGGCCTGCTCGAACGCCCAGCCCTTGGACCACTGGTGGTTGACCTCGCCGCTGCCGGGGATCTGGCTGCCGTAGCTGGCCGAGCGCTCGTTGGAGAACACCACCTGGCCGGCACCGGTGACCAGCGCGGCGAACACCATGATCGCCGAGTTCACCGCGGTGACCGGGATGTGGCCGTTCCAGGCCCCCTGGCGGTTGAGCTCGAACAGCTCCGGCGCCAGCTGGCGGCCGAGGTTGAGCATCGGCAGGCCGGTGCGCTCGGCGCACGCACGGATCAGCTGCGAGCCGCCGATCCAGGTCACCGTCTGCTCCACGCCCAGCTTGCGCAGCGCCTCGATGCTGACCAGCGAATCCTTGCCGCCGCCAATGGCCACCAGCGCGCGTTCGCCCAGCTGCAGTGCCGGCGCGGCCTGCACCTGGCCGGCGACCGGCAGTTTGAAGCGGCCACGCAGGTCCAGCCCGTTGCGGTAGGCGAACTCGCCCAGGCCATGCTGGTAGATGGTCTCCACCAGGGCGGCGGTGTCGGCGTCGATGTCATAGCCATCGATCTGCACCTGCCCCGGCACCGCGGCCTTGTAGTAGCTGACGCCGGCGATCAGGTGCAGCAGGCGCAGTGCGCGCTGCGAGGCGGCGGCGCGTTCGCCTTCCAGCACGAACGGCGCGCCGGGAATGGACACCGTCTCCACCAGCTCCGGGCCGTCGTCGAAGGCATAGACCAACCGCGCCACGCCGGTATCGGCGGCGAAATCGCAGTGCACGAAGCGGAAGCGGGTGATCTGGGTTTTGTCGAAAGCAGTCATGGTGTATCCGGTCAGGCGATGCGTTTGCGCGACGGCGCGCAGGGGCTGGCGGGTGCAGGAGTCAGGACGTCAGCCCGCATCTTCGATCACGTCCTCGCGCGGCAGTTCGCGCTGGTTGTAGGTGTTGGACATCACGTAGCCGTAGGCGCCGGCGTCGGCGACCAGCATCACGTCGCCCGGGGCGGTGTCGCCCGGCAGGCGCCGGCGGCGGCCGAACACGTCGGAGGATTCGCAGATCGGGCCGACCACGTCGAACACCGCATCGGCCGGCGCATCCAGCCGGCTGAGGTTCTCGATGTCGTGCCAGGCGTCGTACAGCGCCGGGCGCATCAGCACGTTCATGCCCGAATCCAGGCCGACGCGGTGGATGCCGTCCTTCTCCACCACCTGGGTGGCATGGGCCAGCAGCACGCCGGACTCGGCCACCAGGTAGCGGCCGGGTTCGATCGCCAGGCGGAAGGCCGGGTGCACCGCCTTGACCTCGGCCAGGCCGGCGGCCCAGGCGTCCAGGTCGAACGGCTCGTCGTCGGCGCTGTAGGGAATCGGCAGGCCGCCGCCGATGTCGATGACCTGCACCGAGCCGATGCGGCGGGCAAAGCCGGCCAGCTCGTCGCACATCAGGCGCCAGTGCTGCGAGGTTTCCACGCCGCTGCCCAGGTGCGCATGCAGGCCGACCACGCGGCTGCCCAGCTCGGTGGCCAGGCGCACGAACTCGTCCACGCGCGCGGCCGGCAGGCCGAACTTGGAATCCTTGCCGCCGGTACGGACCTTGGCGTGGTGGCCTTCGCCACGGCCCAGGTCCACGCGCAGCCACAGCTCGCGGTTGCTGAACAGTTCCGGCCAGCGCTGCAGCGCCTCGACGTTGTCGATGGTGACGGTCACGCCCAGCGCGAACGCGGCTTCGTACTCGGACTTTGGCGCAAAGCTCGGGGTGAACAGCACGCGCCGCGGCGACAGCTCCGGCATCACGCTGAAGACATGCTTGAGCTCGCCGTAGGACACGCATTCCAGCCCGAAGCCTTCCTGCACCAGCGCCTCGAGGATGGCCGGATGCGAGTTGGCCTTGATCGCGTAGTAGCGCTGGTCGATCGCGGGAATCGCCGCCAGCGCGCGGGCGCGGGCTCGCACCGTGGGCAGGTGGTAGACATAGCGCGGCGTGCCGGCCTGGGCCAGCTGCAACAGGTGCTCGCGCTGGTCGCGCCACCACGGCGTGCCGCGCGGGCGCACGGTGCCGGCGATCTCGCGCCAGCGCGGACCGAACACCTCGCCTTCCTCCACCGGCATCGCGCCGCTGTCGATCAACTCGGCGTGCAGGATCGGCAGCAGGCCATCGGCGTCGGCCTCGTCGATGACGAAGGTCAGGTTCAGGTCGTTGGACGACTGGCTGATCATGTGCACGCGCTCCTTGCCGAACGTGGCCCACACGTCCGAGAGCTTGTGCAGCAGCGAGCGCATGCCGCGGCCGACCAGGGTGATGGCCGCGCACGGCACGATGACCTTGACCTTGCAGATCTTCGCCAGGTCGGCCGACAGCGCGGTGAGCACGTCGGTGTTGACCAGGTTCTCGGACGGATCCAGCGACACGGTGACGTTGGTCTCGGCCGAACCGATCAGGTCTACCGATAGCCCGTGCTTCTTGAACAGGCCGAACACGTCGGCCAGGAAGCCGACCTGCTGCCACATGCCGATGCCTTCCATCGACACCAGCACGATGCCGTTGCGGCGGCTGATCGCCTTGACCCCCGGCACCGGCGCGGCGCTGCCGTCGATACTGGTACCCGGCATGTCCGGGCGCTCCGTATCGAGGATCGCCATCGGCACGCCGGCGTCGCGACATGGCTTGATCGAGCGCGGGTGCAGCACCTTGGCGCCGGTGGTGGCGATTTCCTGCGCCTCGTAATAGTCCAGCCGGGTCAACAGGCGCGCGTCGGGCACGTCCTTCGGGTTGGCCGAGAACATGCCCGGCACGTCGGTCCAGATTTCCACGCGGCTGGCGCCGAGGAGCGCGCCGAAGTACGCGGCGGAGGTATCCGAGCCGCCACGGCCGAGGATGGCGGTGCCGCCGTCAGCGTGGCGGGCGATGAAGCCCTGGGTGATCAGCAAGCGGGTCGGCTGTGCGTTGAAGCGTTCGCCCCAGCCGGCCTCGCCCTGCCACTGGCAGTTCACCGACAGCCGCTGCGACCAGGCGCTCTGGTTGGGTTGCGGCGGCAGCGCGGCCAGCCACTGGCGCGCGTCCATCCAGCCCATGTCCAGGCCGCTGGCGTGCAGATAGGCCGCGCCCAGGGTAGAGGACAGCAGTTCGCCCTGGCCCAGCACTTCGGCCTGCCAGTCCAGCGGGCGCGACGCCGCGCGCGGGTCGTCGAGCAGGCCGCGCAGCGTGGCCAGGCGTTCGCCCAGCACGGATTCGGGCAGTTCCAGTTCGGCGAGGAATTCGAGGTGGCGCGCCACCAGCGCCTCGACCCGCTCGCGACTGTCGGCGGCACCGTCGGCAATGGCGGTCAGTTCGTTGGTCACTCCCGACAGCGCCGAGACCACCACCAGCACGCGGCCGCCGGTCTCGTCTGCGCGTTTTTTCACCAGCTTCCCGATCGTGTCCCAGCGATGACGACGCGACACCGAAGTGCCACCGAACTTGAGCACGACCCAGCGG is a genomic window of Stenotrophomonas sp. Marseille-Q4652 containing:
- the murL gene encoding UDP-N-acetyl-alpha-D-muramoyl-L-alanyl-L-glutamate epimerase is translated as MTAFDKTQITRFRFVHCDFAADTGVARLVYAFDDGPELVETVSIPGAPFVLEGERAAASQRALRLLHLIAGVSYYKAAVPGQVQIDGYDIDADTAALVETIYQHGLGEFAYRNGLDLRGRFKLPVAGQVQAAPALQLGERALVAIGGGKDSLVSIEALRKLGVEQTVTWIGGSQLIRACAERTGLPMLNLGRQLAPELFELNRQGAWNGHIPVTAVNSAIMVFAALVTGAGQVVFSNERSASYGSQIPGSGEVNHQWSKGWAFEQAFGEHVEKHVAADLHYYSLLRPLSELAVARQFAKGDHYDAHFSSCNRNFHILGERPVNRWCGICPKCHFVFLALAPFMPKTRLVRIFGRNLLDDAEQAGGFDALLEFQDHKPFECVGEGKESRAAMATLAQRPEWKEDVLVKRFIAQIQPQLDPAELQIELLLEPQGEHRIPAATWERLRADFAA
- a CDS encoding bifunctional aspartate kinase/diaminopimelate decarboxylase, whose amino-acid sequence is MPTSPHADRWVVLKFGGTSVSRRHRWDTIGKLVKKRADETGGRVLVVVSALSGVTNELTAIADGAADSRERVEALVARHLEFLAELELPESVLGERLATLRGLLDDPRAASRPLDWQAEVLGQGELLSSTLGAAYLHASGLDMGWMDARQWLAALPPQPNQSAWSQRLSVNCQWQGEAGWGERFNAQPTRLLITQGFIARHADGGTAILGRGGSDTSAAYFGALLGASRVEIWTDVPGMFSANPKDVPDARLLTRLDYYEAQEIATTGAKVLHPRSIKPCRDAGVPMAILDTERPDMPGTSIDGSAAPVPGVKAISRRNGIVLVSMEGIGMWQQVGFLADVFGLFKKHGLSVDLIGSAETNVTVSLDPSENLVNTDVLTALSADLAKICKVKVIVPCAAITLVGRGMRSLLHKLSDVWATFGKERVHMISQSSNDLNLTFVIDEADADGLLPILHAELIDSGAMPVEEGEVFGPRWREIAGTVRPRGTPWWRDQREHLLQLAQAGTPRYVYHLPTVRARARALAAIPAIDQRYYAIKANSHPAILEALVQEGFGLECVSYGELKHVFSVMPELSPRRVLFTPSFAPKSEYEAAFALGVTVTIDNVEALQRWPELFSNRELWLRVDLGRGEGHHAKVRTGGKDSKFGLPAARVDEFVRLATELGSRVVGLHAHLGSGVETSQHWRLMCDELAGFARRIGSVQVIDIGGGLPIPYSADDEPFDLDAWAAGLAEVKAVHPAFRLAIEPGRYLVAESGVLLAHATQVVEKDGIHRVGLDSGMNVLMRPALYDAWHDIENLSRLDAPADAVFDVVGPICESSDVFGRRRRLPGDTAPGDVMLVADAGAYGYVMSNTYNQRELPREDVIEDAG